One stretch of Mangifera indica cultivar Alphonso chromosome 9, CATAS_Mindica_2.1, whole genome shotgun sequence DNA includes these proteins:
- the LOC123224775 gene encoding uncharacterized protein LOC123224775: MESVLNDSKLLEEQLEKQRKIEEEFAERKSFQADAEKVEGLNLDSASAEDLGELTVFKNEYEEKEKLKADIGEAVCLSLDSFEHKYGLLPAEVTDGSLREPAIHHFLIVQVAIS; this comes from the exons ATGGAGTCGGTTTTAAATGACTCAAAACTCCTTGAGGAACAGTTAGAGAAACAGAGGAAAATTGAGGAGGAGTTTGCAGAGAGAAAAAGCTTTCAAGCTGATGCTGAAAAAGTTGAAGGCCTAAACCTTG ATTCTGCAAGTGCTGAAGACTTGGGTGAATTGACTGTTTTCAAGAATGAgtatgaagagaaagaaaaacttaaagCTGATATTGGAGAAGCTGTATGCCTAAGTCTTG ATTCTTTTGAACACAAGTATGGACTTCTACCGGCTGAAGTGACTGATGGCAGCTTGAGGGAACCTGCAATACACCATTTTCTTATAGTTCAGGTTGCAATATCATAA